The genomic stretch AATACAATCTAACCTCTCTTTTTACCTTATCATATCTATCCTGCCACATAGTTAAAAAGGAACTCATTATTCAGTTCCTAATTTATGTAACTATCGCATCAGTTAGTTCAATAAGCATAGTGGCAAATAGATTTTTAAAATAGACTAGATTTATCAATTTATCGAACGAATTTGATCTAACTTAATTTGTTATAAGTAAATAATAGAATTTAGCTGAATTCATTGATGAATTAAGATCAACATATGTAACAAAACTTTTATATAAGGCAAATCCACATAGTAATATAATAAATATTAAATAAGCTTTAGGAACATTTACTTTCTTTTTCTTCAAGATAATTAGAGTAAAGAGAGTAATAAAAAAATATAGTATAGATAAAGTTAGCTTGATTTTTTGCAAGTCAATGTTATCCACCTCACTTCGAAACTTTTCTAAATCCTTAGCATTCTCTTTCTTTTCTCTTATAGATAAAATAGAGCCATTATGTCCAATTTTCCATTTATATGGTTTTTGTTCTAAATTGACTGAGTATTGGTAGCCTCCTGCTTTCTTCTCAAAATTAATTTCTGAACTTTTATTCGCGATAAAATTAATTGTAACGAGAGACACAATGAAAAATATGAGTGATACAATGAGAAGAATTTTTATAAACTTCTTTACAAATATTTCTCCTTGGTTTAGAAGTTGATCATTGTTTTTTCCATTCATTTTTCTACTCCTTATGTTATATAAATTAGTTTATATCTTTATCTCAACTTATTATCTATATAGTTCGTTGATTAATCGGATATACCTTTTCTTTATTAAGCTGCTCGTTAGCGCAGTATAAAAGACTGCCGAAGCAGCCCATTCTTAATCAACTAGTCGAGTAGAATGGAGTCTCTTTACCTTGCGGTAAATTGCACTCCAAACCCTCTCAGAACCGTGCTTGCACTATTAATGCACACGGCTCCTCCAGTAATCATTTACATAATGTAGCTAATTTCTTTTCTTAAATCATAAATATTCACCTTAATCCTCGGAGAGGGTAGTGGAAATTTATCAAGAAATAGTCTGAATTTCTCCCATTTAAAGGATTTCCTTTGACTTCTTCTATTGAGCCATTTAAATACTAAGTTCTCGATTTTAACTTTGAAAATGTTAACATTTGGAATATTATCAGTGATGCAATAGTAGTTGAAGTAGCCTATAAGCGAGCGTTTGAATCTGTCCATGATTATATGAATATTATTATTTCTATTCTTCTTCAACCATTCTTTAGACTCTTTTACTTTACTTTGTACTTTCTTCCTACTTGATTTCCGTTTCACTCGAAACTTTCCTTGTTTACTTTTCCCGCAATAGTGCGTAAAACCTAGAAAATCGAAGGTTTCTGGTTTTCCATTTCCCTGATGCTTTCCAAGTTTCTCCGCAAGCCGCCCGAAAGGAATAATTTTGGTTTTATCTTCGGCTATTTCCAGATTAAACTTCTTGAGTCTTAATTTTAGAGATTGAAAGAATTCCTGAGCCTCATTCTTAAATTGAAAACAGCACACATAATCATCTGCATACCTTACTAGGTATGCTTGTCCCTCGCACTGTTTCTTAACACTTTTCTCAAACCATAAGTCGAGTACATAATGAAGATACACATTAGCTAATACAGGAGATATTACACCACCTTGCGGTGTACCATTATCTGTTTTGTATTTCTTTCCTTCTTCCATGTATCCACCTTTAAGAAACCTACCTATTATTCTTAGTAAGTTTGGGTCAGCGATTCGCAGTTTTAAGAATTCCATCATCCATTTGTGGTCAACGTTGTCAAAGAAGCCTTTTATGTCTACATCAACTACATAGTTTACTGACCTCTTTTCAATATAGAAGTTCAGTATTTTCAAAGCATCGTGGCAACTACGATTTGGGCGAAATCCGAACGAACAGTCCAGGAAGTCAATTTCATAGATGGAGTTTAATATTTTCGTAACACCTTTTTGAACAATCTTATCTTCATGTTCCGGTATACCTAGTGGTCTTTTCTTCTTCGAATTGAGCTTCGGAATATACATTCTCCTAACTGGAACAGGACGATAGCTTTTGCTTTTAAGTCTCCTTACTAAATCCTCTATATTTTCTTTGAGATTATCACTGTATTGTTCTTTAGTTGTGCCATTTATCCCAGTTGCTTTCTTATGTGGTAATTCAATGTGACATTGAACTAGTGATTGCTTATCTAATAAATGTGCAAGAGATGTAAATTGCATTTTAGGATCAGATTTTGCTACTTCTGCTATCCTTAGTAGTTTTGTTTCCATTTGTTATACCTACCTCTGCGTGTAGTAAATGTGTCCCTATTAAGGGTGATAAACTGGTAGTAGCCTTTCCTCCATCGGCATTACCCAACTTCATAGGTACTACGCTACTATCCGACTCCCTACATCGGCATTTGGTTTCCTCACTTTTTATCGTTTGTACACCATACTCTTCTAAAAAAAAAGAAAAGACCGGTAGGGTCTCCCGAGTTGCCGTATCATATCAATGTATAACGTGCCAAGGTCTCTGACTCCGGAGAGGTTTTACCTTTCTTGCCTTTAACGAAAGGTAAAATGTAGCTTTCTGCTATGCTTAAGGCATCAGCCCTCTCGATTTACTAACATTTCGAAGCTCAATCCCTTCAACCATTTGGCTTTCGGCCCGCCATCTAACTGTCTACGCTTAAAGACTAAAGTTACCTTTAGCCCTCCAAGACTCGCTACGAGCGAATGGCTAGTTCTTACTCGACGGGAATCCCACCCGTTATATGATACGACCTATGCTCGGCCGCACAAGCATCAGTTAGTTACATAAGAAATTAATTTTTAAAATTGTAAGTTCGATTAGATAGTTGTGTTTTTATTTGAAGCATTTCTCATTTTGTTTATGATTTTAAAGAGAAAATAAAGCGTTAAATAAAAATGTAAAAAATTAGAGACAACGTTCATTAAAGGAACAGTCCAATGCCCCGTTTCTGTATAGCCAAACACTTCATAGGGCTTCCCAAACCAATGATAATATGGTAATTCTTTGGGATGTGTAGGTATAAAAGCAGTTATGAATGTTATCACCAAACTTAGTTTAACAGGTAGATGTTTTTTCATTTTGTTCACCTTTAAATATTTTTAAGTTAATTATATCAACTTAACGACTTTTGTAATTTGGGGGAATTGAGTATTTATTACATAAAATTCAATTTATTCATTTAGCAGCTATCCTGCCATTATGTTGAATAAGGATCCTCTATGACATTATTAAAGTTTGGGTATTTATGACAAAAAAACAGAAAAACCCTCAATAGGGTCTCTCTGTTTCTCACATTCTACGAATTTTGCACTCCATTTAATCCACTCTCTATTTCGCTGCCTTCTCATACTCCTGTTTAAAGAAGCTCTTCATTGAATGGAAAACATCTGATTTTTGTTTTAGGATGTAGTAGCGGAATTTTTCATCGTTAATGTTTTTATACGCGGACATTAGTGTAGAGTGTCGATTGTATTGGTTTACTTCCCCATAACCAAACATATTGCTAACTTTCATTAATTCTTGAACTAATTTTACACAGCGAGCATTATCAGATGTTAAGTTATCTCCATCAGAGAAATGGAATGGATAAATATTGTATCTTTCAGGTGAATATTTGTATTCAATAACTTCTAATGCTTTTCGATATGCAGATGAACAGATTGTTCCTCCACTTTCTCCTTTTGTGAAAAATTCTTCTTCAGTCACTACTTTAGCTTCTGTATGATGCGCGATAAACTCAATGTCTACAGACTCATACTTTGTTCTTAAAAATCTAGTCATCCAAAAGAAGAAGCTACGTGCCATATACTTTTCCCATAAGCCCATACTTCCGCTCGTATCCATCATTGCAAGTACGACGGCTTTAGATTCAGGTTTTCTAATTTCGTTCCATGTGCGGAATTTTAAGTCTTCTGGTGATATAGGATAGAATGACGGTGTCCCACTCATGGCATTACGTTTAAATGCAGACATCATTGTTCGCTTTTTATCAATATTACCCATTAAACCTGTTTTTCGAATATCATTAAATTCAATGTTTTCCACTGTGTTTAAATCTTGTTCTTTTCTTTTTAGATCAGGTAATTCTAACTGACTAAAAAGAGCTTCCTCTAATTCCATTAGTGAAACCTCTGCCTCATAATAATCTTCACCTGATTCTTTTCCTGCGCCTTGCCCTTTACCAGCACCTTTTTGCGGCTGGCCACCTTGTGAACCATCTCTTGCTACTACATCGCCAACTTTACTGTCTCCAGTACCCTGACCAACGTGTTTATTTTTATCATAGTTGTATCTAATCTTATACTCATCTAGTGACCGAATTGGAATTTTTACTACATCGCGTCCGTTTGACATTATGATGCTTTCTTCTGTGATTAAATCGGCTAAATTCTTTTTTATCGCCTCTTGTACCTTCTCTTGGTGTCGCTGTTGGTCATCGTGTCCTTTACGATGGAGGGTCCAGTCTTCCTGTGAAATGGTAAAATTATGCTTTTGTTCATGTTCATTATTTTCATTACTCATTTTCTTTCCCTCCCTTACTTGTTTTGATTTATTTGTAAAAATAAAAAAATCGTCACACAGTAATACACATTTGCATAAACTAATTCGGTAGGTGATTTTCTACCCTTTTTTATGGATTACTCTATCATATGCAGAAGGACACAATAATTGACAATGTTTCTTCTAAATTTTACACCCATTTTTTCAGAAAATAGGACGAGTCCTTAAAATTAAATATATTTATATAAAAATTTTAATCAATTTTTGTCAGAAAAATTACACAATATTGAACTAAAAAAAAACAAAAAATAAGTGGAAAACTAGAAAAAGTTCTCCACTTATTTTTTTTATGGTAAATTATGTCCCATACCAGCTACATAAATTCTTAACCATTGTTCCGCTGTCATATTCAATTTTGTAGACTCAACAGCTGTTTTAACACGTTCAATTTTACCTGAACCAACGATTGGCATCATTTTAGCAGGATGAGCTAATAGCCATGCATACATTACTTCATCAATTGAATTTGCGCCAATCTCACTAGAAATTTCTTCAAGCATCGCTCGCACACGTACCGCAGCTTCAGACTGACTTGTAAAAATTTGACCACCTGCTAGTGGAGACCAGATCATCGGAGCAATCTCTTTTTCAAGTAATAAATCAATTGTTCCCTTATCAAAATGCTCTAATTGCATCGGTGAAACTTCAATTTGATTAGTTACTAAAGGCATTTCAAGGTGAGCTTGTAATGCATTAAATTGAGATGGTAAAAAGTTTGATACTCCAAAATGACGTACTTTACCTTCTGCATGAAGCTGATTAAATGCTTCAGCTACTTCTTTTGGATTCATAAAAGGATTTGGTCTATGTATTAATAATAAATCGATATAATTCGTTTGAAGATTTTTCAAAGAATTGTTAACGCTCATCAAAATATGTTCTTTACTAGTATCATAATGATTCATTTTCAATTCCGGAAATTTTGATGATTTTAACTTGATGCCACATTTAGTAATGATTTGAATATTTTCTCTTAGCTCCGGTTTTAATGCTAAAGCTTTTCCAAAAATTTCTTCACAAGTATATCCACCATAAATATCGGCATGATCAAAAGTTGTAATGCCTAATTCGATACACTCTTCTATAAACGCTACTAATTGTTCAGATGTCATATTCCATTCGCCTAAGCGCCATAAACCATGGATTATTTGTGAAAACTCAAGACCTTCAGTTAATTGAATTCTTTTCATAAACGCTACTCACCCTTCTATTATTGATTATTATAATTATAGGATAAACGATTTGAATTGCAAAAGAAAACGGCTATCTAATAGATAGCCGCTTAAACATTTTATCGGTTTAGTAATGAGCCTACATAGCGTAATAATTCATTTGCTGATGATGAGTTATATCCATACTCATCAATTAGACGACTAACTACATCATTAATTTTCTTTAACTGACGCTCATCCGGCGTTTTTGTGGATGTCGTGATTTTTACAACATCCTTTAAATCTGAAAAAAGTTTCTTTTGAATTGCCTCTTTTAATCTTTCATGTGAATTATAATCAAAACGTTTTCCTTTTCGAGCATATGCTGAAATTCGAATTAAGATTTCTTCGCGGAATGCTTTCTTCGCATTTTCAGAAATTCCAATTTGCTCCTCAATCGAACGCATTAGTTTCTCATCTGGATTCATTTCTTCACCAGTTAGAGGATCACGCAGCTTATTCTTGTTGCAATAAGCTTCAACATTATCTAGATAGTTATCCATCAATGTTTTAGCAGACTCCTCATATGAGTACACGAAAGCCTTTTGAACTTCATTTTTCGCTATATCATCGTATTCTTTTCGTGCGATTGATATAAAGTTCATATATCTTTCACGGTCTTCATTTGAAATTGAAGGGTGCTGATCCAATCCATCTTTTAATGAACGTAAAACATCTAACGCATTAATGGATGGAATCTCTTTTCGAATAATTGTAGATGAAATACGGTTAATTACATAACGTGGATCGATACCATGCATACCTTCATCTAAATATTCCTTCTTCAGTTCTTCTAAATCAACCGTGTTATAGCCTTCTACCATTTCACCATCATATAAACGCATCTTCTTCACTAAATCAATATCTCCTCGTTTTGGTTCTTTTAAACGAGTAAGAATTGTAAACATTGCTGCAACACGTAATGTATGTGGAGCAATATGAACATTTGAAACATCACTTTCAGAGATCATTTTTTGATAAATTCTCTCTTCTTCACTTACTCTTAAATTGTACGGAATTGGCATTACAATAATACGCGAGTGTAGCGCTTCATTCTTCTTATTGTTAATAAAGGATCTGTACTCTGTTTCATTCGTATGTGCAATGATTAGTTCATCCGCAGAAATCAATGCAAAACGCCCTGCCTTAAAGTTACCTTCTTGCGTCAGGGATAGTAAGTGCCATAAAAACTTTTCATCACATTTTAACATCTCTTGGAATTCCATCATTCCCCGGTTAGCTTTATTCAATTCACCATCAAATCGATAAGCACGTGGATCTGATTCCGATCCAAATTGAGCAATTGTGGAAAAATCAATACTACCTGTTAAGTCTGCAATATCTTGGGACTTAGGATCTGATGGACTAAAGGTACCTATTCCAACTCGACGATCCTCTGATAAGAAAATTCTTTCTACCATAACATCTTCAATTCTTCCACCAAACTCTTGTTCAAGTCTCATTAAATTTAAAGGTGAAAGATTTCCTTCAATTCGAACTCCATATTCAGTGAAAAAGTCATCTCTCAAATGGTTAGGAATTAAATGCAATGGATCTTCATGCATCGGGCAACCTTTAATTGCGTAGATTGCACCTTGATCATTCCTTGAATAAGATTCTAAGCCTCTCTTTAGCATCGTAACTAGTGTAGATTTACCACCACTTACAGGACCCATTAATAATAAAATACGTTTTTTTACATCTAATCTCTTGGCAGCGGGATGGAAGTATTCTTCCACGAGCCTCTCTAAAGCTTCTTCTAATCCATATAGGTTGTTATTAAAGAAACTATAGGTTTTTTTACCATTAACTTCTTCAATACCTGCGTCTTTAATCATATTATAAATTCTAGAATGTGCAGTTTGTGCAACCAATGGCTCTTCTTTTAACATTTCAAGATACTCAGCAAAAGTGCCTTCCCATCTCAGTCTTTGTTCCATGTCCCGGTGCTGCTCAAGTTTCTTTAAAATATCCATGGACAAGTACCTCCTTCTTCTCATCTGTAAGAGAGATTATTAAAGGATATGCAAGGATGTCCGTACTCATGCTATATCTTTCTTTAGGAAAATATATTTTATCACTTTCTAATCTGTTGAACGTATTATGACTAAAGTCACGAGATTCTAAGAACGGATCATTTCCTTTCTTACGATTAGTAGTATAGATAATCGCTATTATTTGGGAGCATGAATGTACCTTTCTAACACAGCAATCATAGTAAATTGCTTTACAGTATTTTGAATGGATTATTCTTATTTTTATATGTGAGCTATTAGATTTTTTAAAAGAAAATTAGTAACAAGCGTAATTGTCCTTCATTTGAATCTAGTTTGATAAATTTCCTTTCATAATTCTACGTTTTTTTTGTATAATAAGTTTAGGGTATTGGGAATTTTTCAATTGGGAGGATACATACTGATGAGACTAGTATTAATTTTATTAGTTACAGCATCATTCTTGACAGCAATTTTCGCAGCTGGATATAATGACAGACCTGGACTGAAAAACCGATAATATTTCAAAGGATGCTTCTAAAAACGGATCTTAATTTATTTTAGCCGTTTTTATGGAAGCATCTTTTTTTGCTGATTAGTCTTTTAATTAAGTTACATTAAAGTTAAATGCAAAAAAAAAATCACCATTTAAGGTGACTTTTGTTTATTATTTCGTATAATCCTTTACTTTTAGCAATTCACGAAAATCTTGCTGACGTAAAGCTTCGTAAATTAAAATTGCAGCAGTGTTTGATAAATTTAGAGATCTAATATGATCTGTCATCGGTATACGTAAACAAGTTTCCATATTTTTTTCAATTAATTCCTTTGGAAGACCTGTAGTTTCTCTACCAAATACAAAGAAAATTTCTTCATCTAAATTTGTATAGTCAAAGTTAGAATAAGTTTTTTCGCCAAATTTAGTAATAAAATAAAACTTTCCATCTTTATATTTATCAAATAAATCATCTAAGGAATCATGATAATGAATATCTACATGTTCCCAATAATCAAGTCCAGCTCTTTTTAACATTTTATCATCAGTTGAAAATCCTAATGGACGAATTAAATGCAAACTTGTATCAGTTCCTGCACAAGTACGTGCAATATTCCCTGTATTTGCTGGAATTTGTGGTTGATATAATACAACGTGTATTCCCATCTCTTTCACCTCTATATTGTTTCAATGCTCTCTATTATACCAAATTCATTATTAATAAGGTATTATTCCATCGGAGGATTAGAAAAACCATCAATTATATGAAAAAACTTGTACTTTATATTCTCTGTAAAAGCAGTTGAATCATAATATGACCAATATCTTTTACGACTATTAACAGTATGTGCATTCACTAATGGTTCACCATTTTCATCCTTAGCAACGACAATTGTACAGTGATTCCAGACACCATCACCTTCGAAATCATATACAATAATATCTCCTAATGAAAGCTGCATTTGAGAAGACACTTCTTCTGCCTTAATTTCACTTTTAGCATTTGGCAGAAATCGCCTTAACGCATGTGCAACTCTCCAGCTATAACTACTGTTCGAATGATTTCTATACCACCAACCTACTCCAGGTTTTGGCATTCCTACCATTTTAACTCCACCAGCCCTTAAGCATTGGGATATAAAGTTAGTGCAATCATTGGCATACAAAGGATATTCCTTATTATGGCCATCCCACCATGTTTCAGCATATTTAACAGCATTAAATCGGTTATATCCACTATTTCGATCAGTTGACTCACTTTCAGCTATGTCTTCTTCTTCCTCGACTTCAATGGGTTCAAGATGATAATCAACTGGAAAGGCGATATCATATAAAATCTCTTCTTTTTCAATCGCCATTTGTCTTTGTTCTTGATCTTCTTCAAAATATAAATCAGTTTGCTTTAAAAAATATCTAGTATGCAAAGTATAATTAATATACGTTATGTCATTTTCGCTCCAAAGATTGCTAACCTCGAGGTTTCCATATACCTTTACTAAAGAAACATTACGTTTATTATATAGTTCAACTTTACGTTGAATCGTCTGATATTCTTGCTCTTGAATAAGATGGCTTCTTTGTCCTTCACCAAAATAAAGCTGTAATCTTTTTTTTAAATAACGCTCTAAAAGGTCGCGATTAAACAAGATAATCCCCCTTTTCAACATTTATTTATATTCTATACGATGTTGAAAAATAGGAGATTATACCACTCATTATTCTTTACTTCGAAAGAATAGCATTAATTTCATTTAAAACAATCTCGTCTTCCTCATATTGTAAACAACTTTCGATAAAAGGAGTACCGTCCTCTCCTTCTATTTCTGAAATAGCCCAGATAGCGGTTCCTCTGATTACAGGCCGCACATCTTTTTTTGCTAATTGTTTTAAATCCTCTATTGCTGATTCGTCTTTAAAATGGGCCAATGCCAAAATAGCATTTCGCTGAATTGGATTCTTTCCTCTCCATGACCCAGACATTTGACCAAACCTACTTTTAAACTCTCTATTACTCAACTTTAATACTGAACGTAATAAGGGTTTAACAGACTCAGCATCTGCTTCCATCTCTGCATGATGAGTAAAATTAACGCCTTTATTTTTAGGACATACAGTCTGACAAGTATCACAACCATATATACGATTTCCAATCTCTTTTCGAAACTCAACAGGAATCATTTCTTTTGTTTGAGTTAAAAATGCTATACAATTCTTAGCATTCAATTGACCTGGTGAAACAATAGCACTTGTAGGACATACATCTATACACTTTGTGCACTCCCCACATTGATCCTCAATAGGTGTATCCGGCACAAAGGGTAAAGAAGTAATCATTTCTCCTAAATATACATATGAACCAAAATCAGGAGTAATAATAGAGCAATTTTTAGCGCTCCAACCTAACCCGGCACGCTCTGCTACAGCTCGGTCTACTAACTCACCCGTATCGACCATCGACTGGACCTTTGCATTTGGATAATGCAATAAAATAAATGACTCAAGCTGTAGTAATTTCTTTTTAACTACTATATGGTAATCCTCGCCCCAAGAAGCTCTACAAAATATACCTCTTGTAGAACCTTTTTTGCTTTTAGGAGGATTTTTCAACTTAGAAGGATATGCTAAAGCAATTGCAATAATTGAATTTGCTTCTGTCATAATCTTTCTAGCATCTACCCTTCTTTCAATATCCTTTGTCTCAAAACCCGATTGAAAATTTAATTCCTGCTGATTATACAAACGACTCTTTAATGTTAAAAACGGATCAACAGTCGTAAAACCAATCTTATCTATTCCGATTTCCTTACTATATGAAATCAATTCCTTTTGAAATTCTTTAATATTCACAAGAATCACCTAACTGCCTGTTAATTTACAAATTATATTTTCTATTCTAGTCAGAAAATTAATTATTTATCTAATTATGACACAAAAGCTTTCTTTAAAATTCTTTTTAAATATAAAAAAACGCAATGTATCGTTCTTCATTGAATCAATACACTGCGTTGTTATCAAGTTATAAGTGCTAAGCTACTAATACAAATGTAATAAGTATTTAGTAGGTTTTTAATGAACTTGTAATTAAATTTATCATAAATATGTCATATATTCAAGAATAAATGCAAATTTTGTCGAAACAAGTATGTTAATTAAGTAGCTGCTATCCAATTTCTTCTCGGTAATGAACGTTGTATCAAATACATGAACTAATACTAATCAAAACATTATTGAGCTTATATAAGAGATTTTGAAAGATTTGTAGAAATTTGAATAAAGGTATCGCCAATTATCCCATAGAATTCTTCTATTATAAGGTAAAAATAGGAGGAGAGTTGTTATGACAGATACTATGGCAATTGAAGAAAAAGATCCGCTAGTTGAAAGTTTAGAAGGTGTCTGTAGTTTAATTGAAGAAACGAATGACAGAATTGATTTTACACAGGATACACTGATGGAGCTTGATCGCTACAATAATGAGAAATTAAAAAATGCAAAGCAATTTACTTTTAAAGTAGCAGCAGCTAGTCTGTTAGTAGCAACAACTGGTTTAGTAGTTGCTTTAGCGAATAAGAGGAAAACAAAAGAAAATAACTATGATTGGTACAATGCAAAGAAAAAAACTAAATTTGTTAAAATGCAGTGAGAGCTGCAGAGATAAATTAATAAAGATAGGCAGCGACCATTGAGATAGTCGCTGCCTTATTTTTTACACTGAATGCGATATTAGTTTAGAACTATGCGTATTACATTAATTAAACTTTTAAATCAAAAAAGAGTTCTGCATTTCTGCAAAACCCTTTTCCTTGTTTTCAATATAGCGGTGACAGGACTTGAACCTGCACATCCGTGAAGATACCTGATTTTGAGTCAGGCGTGTCTGCCATTCCACCACACCGCCAAAATTTATAAATTAATTATAATATATGAAAGTCAAATTGTCCAATCTAAAACTGGAATAAAGCTAGTGCTGGCGATAATTGAGCCGGATCTACGATAATTAAGCTGATTTTCCCCAGAATTAAGTGGCTAAAAAAGTATATCAACGAGAATAAGCAATATATCAACGAAGTTCACAACTTTATCAACATAGTTCAAATATTGTTCGTATTTTTGAGTTTAGAAACGTTCCTCAACAACTTCGTATCAGTGCGATATGCTCCAAGAGAAAGAGCTAAAAATTCCCTAAACAAAAACCTCTTACATTTGTAAGAGGTTTTTTTGATACCGAGGGCCGGACTCGAACCGGCACGGGGTCAACCCCCGCAGGATTTTAAGTCCTGTGTGTCTGCCATTCCACCACCCCGGCAGAAGTAAATTAAAAGGCGGTAACCGGATTTGAACCGATGATAAAGGTTTTGCAGACCTCTGCCTTACCACTTGGCTATACCGCCATAATTTGGAGCGGAAGACGGGGTTCGAACCCGCGACCCCAACCTTGGCAAGGTTGTATTCTACCACTGAACTACTTCCGCATAATGGCTGGGCTACCTGGATTCGAACCAGGGCATGACGGAATCAAAATCCGTTGCCTTACCGCTTGGCTATAGCCCATTAATTAAGAACTTATTATACTATATTCAATTTAATATTAATTTTATTACTCACTTGAGAAATCATTATTATAATTTAAATGGGGCGACCGATGGGAATCGAACCCACGAGTGTCGGAACCACAATCCGATGCGTTAACCACTTCGCC from Arthrobacter citreus encodes the following:
- the ltrA gene encoding group II intron reverse transcriptase/maturase; translated protein: METKLLRIAEVAKSDPKMQFTSLAHLLDKQSLVQCHIELPHKKATGINGTTKEQYSDNLKENIEDLVRRLKSKSYRPVPVRRMYIPKLNSKKKRPLGIPEHEDKIVQKGVTKILNSIYEIDFLDCSFGFRPNRSCHDALKILNFYIEKRSVNYVVDVDIKGFFDNVDHKWMMEFLKLRIADPNLLRIIGRFLKGGYMEEGKKYKTDNGTPQGGVISPVLANVYLHYVLDLWFEKSVKKQCEGQAYLVRYADDYVCCFQFKNEAQEFFQSLKLRLKKFNLEIAEDKTKIIPFGRLAEKLGKHQGNGKPETFDFLGFTHYCGKSKQGKFRVKRKSSRKKVQSKVKESKEWLKKNRNNNIHIIMDRFKRSLIGYFNYYCITDNIPNVNIFKVKIENLVFKWLNRRSQRKSFKWEKFRLFLDKFPLPSPRIKVNIYDLRKEISYIM
- the yhbH gene encoding sporulation protein YhbH; translation: MSNENNEHEQKHNFTISQEDWTLHRKGHDDQQRHQEKVQEAIKKNLADLITEESIIMSNGRDVVKIPIRSLDEYKIRYNYDKNKHVGQGTGDSKVGDVVARDGSQGGQPQKGAGKGQGAGKESGEDYYEAEVSLMELEEALFSQLELPDLKRKEQDLNTVENIEFNDIRKTGLMGNIDKKRTMMSAFKRNAMSGTPSFYPISPEDLKFRTWNEIRKPESKAVVLAMMDTSGSMGLWEKYMARSFFFWMTRFLRTKYESVDIEFIAHHTEAKVVTEEEFFTKGESGGTICSSAYRKALEVIEYKYSPERYNIYPFHFSDGDNLTSDNARCVKLVQELMKVSNMFGYGEVNQYNRHSTLMSAYKNINDEKFRYYILKQKSDVFHSMKSFFKQEYEKAAK
- a CDS encoding aldo/keto reductase; amino-acid sequence: MKRIQLTEGLEFSQIIHGLWRLGEWNMTSEQLVAFIEECIELGITTFDHADIYGGYTCEEIFGKALALKPELRENIQIITKCGIKLKSSKFPELKMNHYDTSKEHILMSVNNSLKNLQTNYIDLLLIHRPNPFMNPKEVAEAFNQLHAEGKVRHFGVSNFLPSQFNALQAHLEMPLVTNQIEVSPMQLEHFDKGTIDLLLEKEIAPMIWSPLAGGQIFTSQSEAAVRVRAMLEEISSEIGANSIDEVMYAWLLAHPAKMMPIVGSGKIERVKTAVESTKLNMTAEQWLRIYVAGMGHNLP
- a CDS encoding PrkA family serine protein kinase is translated as MDILKKLEQHRDMEQRLRWEGTFAEYLEMLKEEPLVAQTAHSRIYNMIKDAGIEEVNGKKTYSFFNNNLYGLEEALERLVEEYFHPAAKRLDVKKRILLLMGPVSGGKSTLVTMLKRGLESYSRNDQGAIYAIKGCPMHEDPLHLIPNHLRDDFFTEYGVRIEGNLSPLNLMRLEQEFGGRIEDVMVERIFLSEDRRVGIGTFSPSDPKSQDIADLTGSIDFSTIAQFGSESDPRAYRFDGELNKANRGMMEFQEMLKCDEKFLWHLLSLTQEGNFKAGRFALISADELIIAHTNETEYRSFINNKKNEALHSRIIVMPIPYNLRVSEEERIYQKMISESDVSNVHIAPHTLRVAAMFTILTRLKEPKRGDIDLVKKMRLYDGEMVEGYNTVDLEELKKEYLDEGMHGIDPRYVINRISSTIIRKEIPSINALDVLRSLKDGLDQHPSISNEDRERYMNFISIARKEYDDIAKNEVQKAFVYSYEESAKTLMDNYLDNVEAYCNKNKLRDPLTGEEMNPDEKLMRSIEEQIGISENAKKAFREEILIRISAYARKGKRFDYNSHERLKEAIQKKLFSDLKDVVKITTSTKTPDERQLKKINDVVSRLIDEYGYNSSSANELLRYVGSLLNR
- the trmL gene encoding tRNA (uridine(34)/cytosine(34)/5-carboxymethylaminomethyluridine(34)-2'-O)-methyltransferase TrmL, with amino-acid sequence MGIHVVLYQPQIPANTGNIARTCAGTDTSLHLIRPLGFSTDDKMLKRAGLDYWEHVDIHYHDSLDDLFDKYKDGKFYFITKFGEKTYSNFDYTNLDEEIFFVFGRETTGLPKELIEKNMETCLRIPMTDHIRSLNLSNTAAILIYEALRQQDFRELLKVKDYTK
- a CDS encoding amidase domain-containing protein; the encoded protein is MFNRDLLERYLKKRLQLYFGEGQRSHLIQEQEYQTIQRKVELYNKRNVSLVKVYGNLEVSNLWSENDITYINYTLHTRYFLKQTDLYFEEDQEQRQMAIEKEEILYDIAFPVDYHLEPIEVEEEEDIAESESTDRNSGYNRFNAVKYAETWWDGHNKEYPLYANDCTNFISQCLRAGGVKMVGMPKPGVGWWYRNHSNSSYSWRVAHALRRFLPNAKSEIKAEEVSSQMQLSLGDIIVYDFEGDGVWNHCTIVVAKDENGEPLVNAHTVNSRKRYWSYYDSTAFTENIKYKFFHIIDGFSNPPME
- the queG gene encoding tRNA epoxyqueuosine(34) reductase QueG; this translates as MNIKEFQKELISYSKEIGIDKIGFTTVDPFLTLKSRLYNQQELNFQSGFETKDIERRVDARKIMTEANSIIAIALAYPSKLKNPPKSKKGSTRGIFCRASWGEDYHIVVKKKLLQLESFILLHYPNAKVQSMVDTGELVDRAVAERAGLGWSAKNCSIITPDFGSYVYLGEMITSLPFVPDTPIEDQCGECTKCIDVCPTSAIVSPGQLNAKNCIAFLTQTKEMIPVEFRKEIGNRIYGCDTCQTVCPKNKGVNFTHHAEMEADAESVKPLLRSVLKLSNREFKSRFGQMSGSWRGKNPIQRNAILALAHFKDESAIEDLKQLAKKDVRPVIRGTAIWAISEIEGEDGTPFIESCLQYEEDEIVLNEINAILSK